The Micromonospora krabiensis genome window below encodes:
- a CDS encoding TIGR02611 family protein: MVTKRSSVDPIVAPSSPNVGVRAAEKRGYAVSMDQHDRPGPRASGNGPTEPGPGGLAVAERGRWERWRLRVSATLDLIRANPTGRIALKIFISIAGALVVTLGIALIPLPGPGWLLVIAGLGIWAVEYHWARRLLGFTRRHVHNWTQWVKVQSLAVRVVLGSVGLVFVAAVLWLSLKYSLGIDLVARIMHYLATH; encoded by the coding sequence ATGGTCACGAAACGATCCTCAGTGGATCCGATAGTGGCGCCCAGCTCGCCGAACGTCGGGGTCCGAGCAGCCGAAAAGCGGGGGTACGCGGTGTCGATGGACCAGCACGACCGGCCCGGCCCGCGAGCCTCCGGAAACGGGCCCACCGAGCCCGGCCCGGGCGGCCTCGCGGTGGCGGAACGGGGACGGTGGGAACGGTGGCGGCTGCGCGTGTCCGCCACCCTCGACCTGATCCGCGCCAACCCCACCGGCCGGATCGCCCTCAAGATCTTCATCTCGATCGCCGGCGCCCTCGTCGTCACCCTCGGTATCGCGCTCATCCCGCTGCCCGGCCCCGGCTGGCTGCTGGTGATCGCCGGCCTGGGCATCTGGGCGGTCGAATACCACTGGGCCCGCCGGTTGCTCGGCTTCACCCGCCGACACGTCCACAACTGGACGCAGTGGGTGAAGGTCCAGTCACTCGCCGTGCGAGTCGTGCTCGGCTCCGTCGGCCTCGTGTTCGTCGCCGCGGTGCTCTGGCTCAGCCTCAAGTACAGCCTCGGCATCGACCTCGTCGCGCGGATCATGCACTACCTCGCGACGCACTGA
- a CDS encoding RNA-guided endonuclease InsQ/TnpB family protein produces MQLRYQFRVYPTLGQQIELAKAFGCARVVFNDGLRLRQRAWEAGEKHVSDAVLSRLLITEAKKTEERAWLGEVSAVVLQQALADLNIAYRNFFASISGERKGRVVSPPRFRSRKDNRQSIRFTKNSRFKVLDNGRLRLPKIGDLVVRWSRELPSVPSSVTVVKDAAGRYFASFVVQATEEPLPEADYEVGIDLGLTHFAVLSDGTKVTAPRFLRRAARKLKRLQQDLSRKQKGSANRKKAVVKVARAHARVAETRRDWQHKLSTAIIRDNQAVYVEDLAVAGLGRTRLAKSVHDAGWASFTAMLEYKAARYGRRFGRVDRWFPSTRMCSQCGRISDRMALDVRSWECPCGATHDRDVNAAMNVLAAGQADNSNDRGAQVRPGLVPAPRREAVTHPDAACSHMQRGGNLHP; encoded by the coding sequence GTGCAGTTGCGGTACCAGTTCCGTGTGTATCCGACGCTGGGCCAGCAGATTGAGTTGGCGAAGGCGTTCGGGTGTGCTCGGGTGGTGTTCAACGACGGGCTCAGGCTGCGTCAGCGGGCGTGGGAGGCGGGCGAGAAGCACGTCTCCGACGCCGTGCTGTCCCGCCTTCTGATCACCGAGGCGAAGAAGACTGAGGAACGTGCCTGGCTGGGTGAAGTCTCGGCGGTGGTGTTGCAGCAGGCATTGGCGGACCTCAACATCGCCTATCGCAACTTCTTCGCCTCGATTAGCGGTGAGCGAAAGGGGCGAGTGGTTTCCCCACCTCGGTTCCGGTCGCGTAAGGACAATCGGCAGAGCATCCGGTTTACGAAGAACTCTCGGTTCAAGGTCCTCGACAACGGTCGTCTGCGGCTGCCGAAAATCGGCGATCTCGTGGTCCGCTGGTCTCGGGAGCTGCCGTCCGTCCCATCGTCCGTGACGGTCGTCAAGGACGCGGCGGGTCGGTACTTCGCCTCGTTCGTTGTACAGGCCACGGAGGAGCCGCTCCCGGAAGCGGACTATGAGGTCGGTATCGACCTGGGACTGACGCATTTCGCGGTGTTGTCGGACGGCACGAAGGTGACTGCACCGAGGTTTCTGCGCCGTGCGGCCCGCAAGCTCAAGCGGTTGCAGCAGGACCTGTCCCGCAAGCAGAAGGGTTCGGCGAACCGGAAGAAGGCCGTGGTGAAGGTTGCTCGTGCTCATGCGCGGGTGGCTGAAACCCGGCGGGATTGGCAGCACAAGCTGTCCACGGCGATCATCCGCGATAACCAAGCGGTGTATGTCGAGGACCTTGCCGTTGCCGGTCTTGGCCGGACCCGGCTGGCCAAGTCCGTGCACGATGCCGGGTGGGCCAGTTTCACCGCGATGTTGGAGTACAAGGCCGCGCGGTACGGGCGCAGGTTCGGCCGGGTGGACCGATGGTTCCCGTCCACCCGCATGTGCTCGCAGTGTGGCCGGATCAGCGACAGGATGGCGCTCGACGTCCGGTCCTGGGAGTGCCCGTGCGGGGCAACCCACGACCGGGATGTGAACGCCGCCATGAACGTGTTGGCCGCCGGGCAGGCGGACAACTCAAACGACCGTGGAGCGCAGGTAAGACCAGGACTCGTCCCGGCACCGCGCAGAGAAGCGGTAACCCACCCGGACGCCGCGTGTTCCCACATGCAGCGTGGAGGGAATCTCCACCCTTGA
- a CDS encoding LysR family transcriptional regulator: protein MSDLETRQLRYFVAVAEERHFGRAAQRLGMAQPPLSRAIRDLERQLGVQLLIRTTRQVTLTAAGETLLVDARAALDAVGAAQRRARNAGRPVPTLRLALKADYDAGLLPTIMDAYRTLPVELLLGGHGEQVPALRDGRADVALLPTPFDDRGLDTEPLVTGPRLVALAATDPLAARRTVRLSDLAGRRLPGGAPAEAGGTPPPPADPRSRLDLSQIFNLVEVGNVVWFLPDWVARRFPRPNIAYRPVEGLEPTTLAVAWPADSRSPAVAAFVRAVREIAEAAFTDEPPVPLLDGGRVGPN from the coding sequence ATGAGTGACCTGGAGACTCGGCAGCTGCGGTACTTCGTGGCGGTGGCCGAGGAGCGGCACTTCGGGCGGGCCGCGCAGCGGCTGGGAATGGCGCAGCCGCCGCTGTCCCGCGCGATCCGGGACCTGGAGCGGCAGCTCGGCGTGCAGCTGCTGATCCGTACGACGCGCCAGGTCACGCTCACGGCGGCCGGGGAGACGCTGCTGGTCGACGCCCGGGCGGCGCTGGACGCGGTCGGCGCGGCGCAACGTCGGGCCCGCAACGCCGGACGGCCGGTGCCGACGTTGCGGCTGGCGCTGAAGGCCGACTACGACGCCGGACTGCTGCCGACGATCATGGACGCCTACCGGACCCTGCCCGTGGAGCTGCTGCTCGGCGGGCACGGCGAGCAGGTTCCGGCCCTGCGGGACGGGCGCGCCGACGTGGCGCTGCTGCCGACGCCGTTCGACGACCGTGGACTGGACACCGAGCCGCTGGTGACGGGCCCCCGCCTGGTGGCGCTGGCGGCCACCGACCCGCTGGCCGCGCGGAGGACCGTACGCCTGTCCGACCTGGCCGGGCGGCGACTCCCGGGCGGGGCGCCGGCCGAGGCGGGCGGCACCCCGCCACCGCCCGCCGACCCGCGGAGCAGGCTGGACCTCTCGCAGATCTTCAACCTGGTCGAGGTGGGCAACGTCGTCTGGTTCCTGCCCGACTGGGTCGCCCGTCGCTTCCCGCGGCCCAACATCGCCTACCGGCCGGTGGAGGGACTGGAGCCGACGACGCTGGCGGTGGCCTGGCCCGCCGACTCGCGCTCACCCGCCGTCGCGGCCTTCGTGCGCGCCGTCCGCGAGATCGCGGAGGCCGCCTTCACCGACGAGCCGCCGGTGCCGCTGCTCGACGGAGGCCGTGTCGGTCCGAACTGA
- a CDS encoding TetR/AcrR family transcriptional regulator: MPNDRGRPRRPETDAAILGATIDLLRETGYGGLSIEAVATRARVTRPTIYRRWPDKAQLVVEALSRAVPPAPAPDTGDTRTDLHHLANGLVDRLVRTGLAPVVLGVLADSNGRDDLAAPLRDLYLHPRLDTITDVVNRGIARGDLPRDTSPDTARDLLAGPLVYRWLVSGTLTHTDIDHLVDTAWTALSRPARSASPRRRSPQPG; the protein is encoded by the coding sequence ATGCCGAACGACCGGGGCCGTCCGCGGCGGCCGGAGACCGACGCGGCGATCCTGGGCGCCACCATCGACCTGCTGCGCGAGACCGGCTACGGCGGCCTGTCCATCGAAGCGGTGGCGACGCGCGCCCGCGTCACCCGCCCGACCATCTACCGGCGCTGGCCCGACAAGGCCCAACTCGTCGTCGAAGCCCTGTCCCGGGCAGTGCCCCCCGCGCCCGCCCCGGACACCGGCGACACCCGCACCGACCTGCACCACCTGGCCAACGGCCTGGTCGACCGGCTCGTCCGCACCGGCCTGGCACCAGTCGTCCTCGGCGTCCTCGCCGACAGCAACGGACGCGACGACCTCGCCGCGCCGCTGCGAGACCTGTACCTGCACCCGCGCCTCGACACGATCACCGACGTCGTCAACCGCGGCATCGCCCGCGGCGACCTGCCCCGCGACACCTCACCGGACACGGCCCGCGACCTTCTCGCCGGCCCGCTCGTCTACCGGTGGCTGGTCAGCGGCACGCTCACCCACACCGACATCGATCACCTCGTCGACACCGCGTGGACGGCCCTGAGCCGCCCAGCCCGAAGCGCGTCCCCGCGGCGACGATCGCCACAACCGGGCTAG
- a CDS encoding zinc-binding dehydrogenase, giving the protein MAAALPISGLIAWQGLFDHAHLAPGQTVLIHGAAGGVGSIATQLAWEVGARVIGTGRADDRDVVLGLGAQSFVDLEADDLRQVGEVDVVFDVVGGDVLARSTELVRAGGTVVTIVLPPTVQPRNGRAIFFVVEPDRAQLADLAQRVRTGRLKPIVGAVRPLAETAAAFGRDRRTPGKTIIEPVTNS; this is encoded by the coding sequence GTGGCCGCCGCGCTGCCCATATCCGGACTCATCGCCTGGCAGGGGTTGTTCGACCACGCCCACCTCGCGCCCGGGCAGACCGTCCTCATTCACGGTGCCGCGGGTGGTGTCGGGTCGATCGCCACCCAACTCGCGTGGGAGGTGGGCGCCCGCGTGATCGGCACCGGCCGGGCCGACGACCGGGACGTTGTGCTGGGCCTCGGCGCGCAGTCCTTCGTCGACCTGGAGGCCGACGACCTGCGGCAGGTCGGCGAGGTGGATGTGGTGTTCGACGTCGTGGGCGGTGACGTCCTCGCACGGTCGACCGAACTGGTGCGCGCGGGCGGCACCGTCGTCACCATCGTCCTGCCGCCGACCGTGCAGCCCCGGAACGGGCGAGCGATCTTCTTCGTCGTCGAGCCCGATCGCGCCCAGTTGGCCGATCTCGCCCAGCGCGTCCGGACCGGTCGACTCAAGCCCATCGTCGGTGCCGTGCGTCCGCTCGCCGAGACGGCCGCCGCGTTCGGCCGCGACCGGCGTACGCCCGGCAAGACGATCATCGAGCCGGTGACGAACTCCTGA
- a CDS encoding NAD(P)H-binding protein encodes MIVVTAPTGNIGRRLVQDLLDVGAPVRVVVRDPARLAPGIAERVEIVRGSHGDPTVVAEAFAGADAVFWLVAADPRAESVEAAYSGFTRPVLEAFTARGIGRVVGVSALGRGTPVAGHAGHVTATLAMDDLIADTGVPYRALTMPSFMDNTLWQAGPIATQGVLYGPSLPDLPAPSVATRDIAAVAARLLRDDTWTGFEEVPVLGPQDLTYDEMAAIISEVLSRPVRYQQIPGEAYKANMMRAGYSEPMAQALLDMALAKNNGLDNGVTRTAEFSTPTTFRQWCTDVLKPAVDA; translated from the coding sequence ATGATCGTGGTTACCGCGCCGACCGGCAACATCGGCCGCCGGCTCGTCCAGGACCTGCTCGACGTCGGCGCGCCGGTCCGCGTCGTGGTCCGGGACCCGGCGCGCCTCGCGCCCGGCATCGCCGAGCGGGTCGAGATCGTACGCGGGTCCCACGGCGACCCCACCGTCGTGGCCGAGGCGTTCGCCGGCGCCGACGCCGTCTTCTGGCTCGTGGCGGCCGACCCGCGCGCGGAGAGTGTCGAAGCGGCGTACTCGGGGTTCACCCGCCCGGTGCTCGAAGCGTTCACCGCGCGCGGCATCGGGCGGGTCGTCGGTGTCTCGGCGTTGGGCCGGGGCACGCCGGTGGCCGGGCACGCCGGTCACGTGACCGCGACGCTGGCGATGGACGACCTGATCGCCGACACCGGCGTGCCCTACCGGGCCCTGACCATGCCGTCCTTCATGGACAACACGCTGTGGCAGGCCGGCCCCATCGCCACCCAGGGCGTGCTCTACGGCCCGAGCCTGCCCGACCTGCCCGCGCCGTCGGTCGCCACCCGGGACATCGCCGCCGTCGCCGCCCGACTGCTGCGCGACGACACCTGGACCGGTTTTGAGGAGGTGCCGGTGCTCGGCCCGCAGGACCTCACCTACGACGAGATGGCCGCGATCATCTCCGAGGTGCTCAGCCGGCCGGTGCGCTACCAGCAGATCCCGGGCGAGGCGTACAAGGCGAACATGATGCGGGCCGGGTACTCCGAACCGATGGCACAGGCCCTGCTCGACATGGCGCTCGCCAAGAACAACGGCTTGGACAACGGCGTCACGCGTACGGCGGAGTTCAGCACGCCGACCACGTTCCGGCAGTGGTGCACCGACGTGCTCAAGCCGGCCGTCGACGCCTGA
- a CDS encoding alpha/beta fold hydrolase, producing MPRQGLTSERVSAAAAELADELGLARLTVAAVARHFGVSDAALYVHVRSRDALIEQVAVRAAAAFADELALAVAGRAGRQALAGFADAWRTFAAAHPGQYAATQMPLPPEVGTNSAGHLRLIELSYAMLRGYGLDEPVLTDAIRLVRSTFHGFASLENVHGFGHPRDLDASWHSILDALHATLTNWPNGTGRTAAMNSHQGQDQHVDSADGTRLVVRRVGAGDPVVLVHGSGGGLHSWAAVADHLSPDHEVWMPARRGYGPSDVPPGVKSFTDETADLIAVVRAARATSGRPVHLVGASYGATLSLHTAAAEPRDLRSLAIFEAPLFAAGPGTAPHLDRYRDAFARDDAQAMAAALNDVTRVPAEVVAAFAAAAGDRTPDPVEARRSAIGWLHDLEALAADSTDVGRWSGITLPTLLMQGADTWEPMPTTMNALAEAIPQARRVIWPGQSHFVTMTAPTLVADALRQFFAEVPA from the coding sequence ATGCCTCGACAGGGTTTGACGAGCGAGCGCGTCTCGGCCGCCGCCGCCGAGCTGGCCGACGAGCTCGGGTTGGCACGGTTGACCGTCGCGGCGGTCGCGCGGCATTTCGGGGTCTCGGATGCCGCCCTCTACGTGCACGTCCGCAGTCGGGACGCGTTGATCGAGCAGGTCGCGGTCCGGGCGGCGGCCGCGTTCGCCGACGAGCTGGCGCTCGCCGTGGCCGGCCGGGCCGGCCGGCAGGCGCTGGCCGGGTTCGCCGACGCCTGGCGTACGTTCGCGGCGGCGCACCCCGGGCAGTACGCCGCGACGCAGATGCCGTTGCCGCCCGAGGTCGGCACGAACTCGGCCGGGCACCTACGCCTGATCGAGCTGAGCTACGCGATGCTGCGCGGGTACGGGCTCGACGAACCGGTGCTCACCGACGCCATCCGTCTCGTCCGCAGCACCTTCCACGGCTTCGCCAGCCTGGAGAACGTCCACGGGTTCGGGCATCCCCGGGACCTCGACGCGTCGTGGCACAGCATCCTCGACGCGCTCCACGCGACGCTCACCAACTGGCCCAACGGAACAGGCAGGACAGCCGCAATGAACAGTCACCAGGGCCAGGACCAGCACGTCGACTCGGCGGACGGGACCCGCCTGGTGGTCCGGCGCGTGGGTGCCGGTGACCCCGTCGTCCTCGTACACGGATCGGGAGGTGGACTGCACTCCTGGGCCGCGGTCGCCGACCACCTGAGCCCCGACCACGAGGTGTGGATGCCGGCGCGGCGTGGCTACGGCCCCAGCGACGTGCCGCCCGGGGTCAAGTCCTTCACCGACGAGACGGCTGATCTGATCGCCGTCGTCCGGGCGGCCCGCGCGACCTCCGGCCGTCCCGTGCATCTCGTCGGCGCGTCCTACGGGGCGACCCTGTCCCTGCACACCGCCGCGGCGGAGCCGCGCGACCTGCGGTCCCTCGCCATCTTCGAGGCCCCGCTCTTCGCGGCCGGGCCCGGGACCGCACCCCACCTCGACCGTTACCGCGACGCCTTCGCGCGGGACGACGCACAGGCGATGGCCGCGGCGTTGAACGACGTGACCCGCGTACCGGCGGAGGTCGTCGCAGCGTTCGCCGCCGCGGCCGGGGACCGGACGCCCGACCCGGTCGAAGCCCGCCGGTCGGCGATCGGCTGGCTGCACGACCTCGAAGCGCTCGCCGCCGACAGCACGGACGTCGGTCGCTGGTCCGGCATCACCCTGCCGACGCTGCTGATGCAGGGCGCCGACACGTGGGAGCCGATGCCCACCACGATGAACGCCCTCGCCGAGGCGATCCCCCAGGCGCGTCGAGTCATCTGGCCGGGGCAGTCCCACTTCGTGACCATGACCGCGCCCACCCTGGTCGCGGACGCCCTGCGCCAGTTCTTCGCCGAGGTCCCGGCGTAG
- a CDS encoding IS701 family transposase: protein MAACHSVNPARWRQVLAGVCDAFAGRFGRVEPRRSAAAFVTGLLADIEVKTCWQLAEQAGHARPDAMQRLLYRAVWDADAVRDDVRTVIVDRFGDPDAVLVVDETGDLKKGVHTVGVQRQYTGTAGRIENAQVGVFCGYASRHGHTLIDRRVYLPVSWTDDRDRCQAAGVPDGVAFATKSELAAEMITGALDAGVPAGWAAADEAYGNSSVFRAHLRQHQLGYVLAVSRSHLVPLDGGKVKIRADRIAAELPAPAWQRRSAGAGSKGPRFYDWAWLDEVTTDADPDDGGNHSLLIRRNTTTGELAFYRCWTPQPATLAQLVRVAGIRWTVEESFQAAKGQVGLDQHQVRRWDSWHRFTTLALAALAVLAICAADATDDEPADTGLIKLTVNEVRRLINACIIHPLSNLAHRLRWSQWRRQHQARARQAHYTRRLNLELQP, encoded by the coding sequence GTGGCCGCGTGCCACAGCGTAAACCCTGCCCGGTGGCGGCAGGTCCTGGCCGGGGTGTGCGATGCGTTCGCGGGACGGTTCGGGCGGGTCGAGCCGCGGCGGTCGGCGGCGGCGTTTGTGACGGGGCTGCTGGCCGATATCGAGGTCAAGACGTGCTGGCAGTTGGCGGAGCAGGCCGGACACGCCCGGCCGGATGCGATGCAGAGGTTGTTGTATCGGGCGGTGTGGGACGCCGACGCCGTCCGCGACGACGTGCGGACGGTGATCGTCGACCGGTTCGGTGACCCGGACGCGGTGCTGGTCGTTGACGAGACCGGAGACCTGAAGAAGGGCGTGCACACGGTCGGGGTGCAACGCCAGTACACGGGCACCGCCGGCAGGATTGAGAACGCCCAGGTAGGGGTGTTCTGCGGCTACGCCAGCCGGCACGGGCACACGCTGATCGACCGCAGGGTCTACCTGCCGGTGTCCTGGACCGATGACCGGGACCGCTGCCAGGCCGCCGGAGTCCCCGACGGGGTCGCCTTCGCCACGAAGTCCGAGCTGGCCGCCGAGATGATCACCGGGGCCCTCGACGCCGGCGTCCCCGCCGGGTGGGCGGCCGCCGACGAGGCCTACGGCAACAGCAGCGTCTTCCGCGCCCACCTGCGCCAACACCAGCTGGGCTATGTCCTGGCCGTGTCCCGCAGCCACCTGGTGCCCCTCGACGGCGGCAAGGTCAAGATCCGCGCCGACCGCATCGCCGCCGAACTACCGGCCCCAGCGTGGCAGCGCCGCAGCGCGGGAGCCGGGTCGAAAGGGCCCCGCTTCTACGACTGGGCCTGGCTGGATGAGGTCACCACCGACGCCGACCCCGACGACGGTGGCAACCACAGCCTCCTGATCCGCCGCAACACCACCACCGGTGAGCTGGCCTTCTACCGCTGCTGGACCCCACAACCGGCCACCCTGGCCCAACTCGTGCGGGTCGCGGGCATCCGGTGGACGGTCGAGGAAAGCTTCCAAGCCGCCAAGGGTCAGGTCGGCCTCGACCAGCACCAGGTCCGCCGCTGGGACTCCTGGCACCGGTTCACCACCCTCGCCCTGGCCGCCCTCGCCGTCCTGGCGATCTGCGCCGCCGACGCCACCGACGACGAGCCTGCCGACACCGGACTGATCAAGCTCACGGTCAACGAGGTCCGCCGCCTGATCAACGCCTGCATCATCCACCCGCTCAGCAACCTCGCCCACCGTCTGCGCTGGTCACAGTGGCGGCGCCAGCATCAAGCCCGAGCCCGACAAGCCCACTACACCCGACGCCTCAACCTCGAACTCCAGCCATGA
- a CDS encoding SsgA family sporulation/cell division regulator, translating to MSVIRPTTVEVETSLRLVAPDATALPVRASLRYDPADPYAVHVLFHAESAGGEAVSWSFARELLVTGLDEPAGIGDVRVWPWATPRGDFVALALSSPDGNALFEVTRSVLVRFLRRTYVVVPRGREAEHLDVDTAVNRLLAGR from the coding sequence ATGAGTGTCATCCGACCGACGACCGTAGAGGTCGAGACGTCGCTAAGGCTCGTCGCGCCTGACGCCACCGCCTTGCCGGTGCGTGCCAGCTTGCGTTACGACCCTGCTGACCCGTACGCGGTCCATGTCCTGTTCCACGCCGAGTCGGCGGGGGGCGAGGCAGTCAGCTGGTCGTTCGCGCGCGAGCTGCTGGTCACCGGCCTCGACGAGCCGGCCGGCATCGGCGACGTCCGAGTGTGGCCGTGGGCCACTCCGCGCGGCGATTTCGTCGCGCTCGCGCTGTCGTCACCCGACGGCAACGCTCTCTTCGAGGTGACGAGGAGCGTGCTGGTGCGCTTCCTGCGGCGGACGTACGTCGTCGTCCCGCGCGGCCGCGAGGCCGAGCACCTGGACGTCGACACCGCGGTGAACCGGCTGCTCGCGGGCCGCTGA
- a CDS encoding HXXEE domain-containing protein produces MTSERGGDLTAAATWGLLVAWAVHDSEELVTMGGWLDRARPRLRARFPRVPERVWDGLRVSRTQSRVAIGVMGAVVAAAAARGARTGGRSRFYQAALVGFGVHAGGHVAQSVAVRGYTPGVVTAPLVAAPFSLWAWRELGAAGVPRNARAATAGAALLLPVSVLASHAVARLLAPHPTTPRTRPV; encoded by the coding sequence ATGACGTCGGAACGGGGCGGGGACCTCACCGCGGCGGCCACCTGGGGGCTGCTGGTGGCCTGGGCAGTCCACGACAGCGAAGAACTGGTCACGATGGGCGGTTGGCTGGACCGTGCCCGGCCGCGGCTGCGGGCCCGCTTCCCTCGGGTGCCCGAGCGGGTGTGGGATGGCCTGCGAGTCAGCCGGACGCAGTCGCGCGTCGCGATCGGCGTGATGGGTGCGGTCGTGGCCGCCGCGGCGGCGCGCGGGGCGCGCACCGGTGGACGCAGCCGCTTCTATCAGGCCGCCCTGGTCGGGTTCGGAGTGCACGCGGGCGGCCACGTCGCCCAGAGCGTGGCCGTCCGGGGCTACACCCCGGGGGTCGTGACCGCGCCGCTGGTCGCTGCCCCGTTCTCGCTGTGGGCCTGGCGCGAGCTGGGGGCGGCGGGTGTGCCCCGAAACGCTCGGGCGGCGACGGCGGGCGCTGCCCTGCTGCTCCCGGTCAGCGTCCTGGCGTCCCACGCCGTGGCCCGCCTGTTGGCACCCCACCCGACCACGCCGAGGACCCGACCGGTCTGA
- a CDS encoding helix-turn-helix domain-containing protein — MASFVDPRFGVALRGFRERRGLSLRSLGQLAHRSKSHLHELEMGVKAPTVDTARHLDRVLDAGGVLAGMVDAPIDHAAEAGELRARVMASDVGKDVLDRIERGVDDLASAYPTTAPADLLPLVRRHLAYVGRLLDGRVTLAQQRRLLVAGGWLAVLRATVHIDLRQRAAAAAHLRAAHDLAEHAEHAEIRGWCLETRAWDVLTQGDYRAALDLSRQAQRIAPQGSSAYIQATAQEARAWARMGDVGETRRALDRVGRLTANLPVPERAEHHYRYDPAKAAAYTATTLSWAGDPGAEQVARAVLADLDPNGDGGARPRRSASARLDLGLALVASGQPDEAVALGTEAVVSGRVVPSNWWRATELLAKVEQAGVPEAAALRELCAEYAPRRRPSADSTTG; from the coding sequence ATGGCTTCATTCGTCGACCCGCGCTTCGGCGTAGCTCTGCGTGGGTTTCGGGAGCGACGGGGTCTGTCGCTTCGGTCGCTCGGGCAGCTCGCCCATCGGAGTAAGAGCCACCTGCACGAGCTGGAGATGGGGGTAAAGGCTCCGACCGTCGATACCGCGCGCCACCTGGATCGGGTTCTTGATGCCGGAGGCGTGCTCGCTGGCATGGTCGATGCGCCGATCGACCATGCTGCTGAGGCCGGCGAGCTGCGCGCGAGGGTCATGGCCAGCGACGTCGGCAAGGATGTGCTCGACCGTATCGAGCGGGGCGTCGATGATCTGGCCAGCGCCTATCCGACGACGGCCCCGGCTGATCTCCTGCCGTTGGTACGGCGGCATCTGGCATATGTGGGCCGGCTGCTGGACGGGCGCGTCACGCTTGCGCAGCAACGCCGGCTGCTGGTCGCTGGCGGGTGGCTCGCGGTGCTGCGGGCCACCGTGCACATCGACCTGAGACAGCGGGCCGCGGCTGCTGCGCATCTGCGGGCTGCTCATGACCTCGCCGAGCACGCGGAGCATGCGGAGATCCGGGGATGGTGCCTGGAGACCCGTGCCTGGGACGTGCTGACCCAGGGCGACTACCGGGCAGCGCTCGATCTTTCCCGACAGGCCCAACGGATCGCCCCGCAAGGCAGCTCCGCCTACATCCAGGCCACTGCTCAGGAGGCGCGCGCCTGGGCGCGGATGGGTGACGTGGGCGAGACCAGACGAGCGTTGGACCGCGTGGGGCGGCTGACGGCCAACCTGCCGGTTCCGGAGCGTGCCGAGCACCACTATCGCTACGACCCGGCCAAGGCTGCCGCGTATACGGCCACGACCCTGTCATGGGCGGGTGACCCGGGCGCCGAGCAGGTGGCGAGGGCGGTGCTAGCCGACCTGGACCCTAACGGTGACGGGGGTGCACGGCCGCGCCGCTCTGCGTCGGCCCGTCTCGACCTCGGTCTTGCCCTGGTTGCCTCCGGGCAGCCGGACGAGGCGGTCGCTCTCGGGACGGAGGCCGTCGTATCCGGGCGGGTGGTGCCGTCGAACTGGTGGCGGGCGACGGAGCTGCTAGCGAAGGTGGAGCAGGCCGGGGTGCCGGAAGCGGCGGCCTTACGTGAACTGTGTGCCGAGTACGCCCCCCGGCGTCGGCCATCAGCGGACAGCACAACCGGTTAG
- a CDS encoding winged helix-turn-helix transcriptional regulator → MSQRSYEDPCGAALALDVVGERWALHVVRELIFGPKRFRDLRNGLPQASQNVLSQRLRELEHDGIVRRVDLGPPVSARVYELTERGRDLEPVLIALARWGAHQPAPGGATMSTDAFMLLLKALYRPPAGSAPALTIRLAVGVDTFDVDVTPSAVSVVRGATAAVQATVRADVPTLLELIFTDRAVAAAIEAGDVEVTGDREVVQRFTRLFGN, encoded by the coding sequence GTGTCACAGCGAAGCTACGAAGACCCGTGCGGCGCCGCCCTCGCCCTGGACGTCGTCGGCGAGCGGTGGGCCCTGCACGTCGTACGGGAGCTGATCTTCGGCCCGAAGAGGTTCCGTGACCTGCGCAACGGCCTGCCCCAGGCCAGCCAGAACGTGCTCAGCCAGCGGCTGCGGGAGTTGGAACACGACGGCATCGTGCGCCGCGTGGACCTGGGGCCGCCGGTCAGCGCCCGGGTCTACGAACTGACCGAACGGGGACGCGACCTGGAGCCGGTGCTGATCGCCCTGGCCCGCTGGGGCGCGCACCAGCCCGCACCCGGCGGGGCGACGATGAGCACCGACGCCTTCATGCTGCTGCTCAAGGCGCTCTACCGCCCGCCCGCCGGGAGCGCGCCGGCGCTCACGATCCGCCTGGCGGTCGGCGTCGACACCTTCGACGTCGACGTGACGCCCTCGGCGGTCAGCGTCGTACGCGGCGCGACGGCAGCCGTCCAGGCCACCGTGCGCGCCGACGTACCCACCCTGCTGGAGCTGATCTTCACCGACCGCGCGGTGGCTGCGGCGATCGAGGCCGGCGACGTGGAGGTGACCGGCGACCGCGAGGTGGTCCAGCGGTTCACCCGGCTGTTCGGCAACTGA